A genomic window from Salvia hispanica cultivar TCC Black 2014 chromosome 5, UniMelb_Shisp_WGS_1.0, whole genome shotgun sequence includes:
- the LOC125186816 gene encoding uncharacterized protein LOC125186816 isoform X1: MMEKENKVNLPFKVGQLAEVRTFEEGFRGAWFRCKIQKICKKKGILIHAIEYIDFSEEKVDWTKLYQVPPYYSGIRKGYYGELMVRPPYPPLYNEKEMLHVAEISEVTVIAGDSWRVGNLVDWWNSDCYWSGHITQLLGDDKAQIELTPPPYGEGSTYEVLFKDLRPSLDWSPELGWTLPTQEGDICCRVVKPVNQVIDEGIRVEDLHNTGQETEASRRSAGSLFSSPASSNSAVSNIAKGRTTTEKRTCLPRKTISKKQMQKTESARQGAGDSRTRKTGQVAADSRQKRTCSPGKIICKKQKNKNESPRQGAGDCSTSKTGQVLADSGKQRAELAAESTLEEQNLDYCRGMSGRHVLHSKCSDHAGMEAAIFDLEQYLNKIKWLRKLMQYGTSSAGAQMPHWEFVEQVNAIETQKLLE, encoded by the exons ATGatggaaaaggaaaacaagGTCAATCTACCGTTCAAGGTTGGTCAATTGGCGGAAGTTAGGACCTTCGAGGAGGGGTTTCGCGGTGCGTGGTTCCGATGCAAG ATTCAGAAGATTTGCAAGAAAAAGGGAATACTTATACATGCCATAGAATATATTGACTTCAGCGAGGAGA AAGTAGACTGGACAAAGCTATATCAGGTGCCTCCTTATTATTCGGGGATCAGAAAAGGGTATTATGGAGAATTGATGGTGAGGCCACCTTACCCACCTCTATATAATGAGAAGGAAATGCTTCATGTCGCTGAGATCTCAGAAGTCACAGTAATTGCCGGTGATTCTTGGAGGGTGGGTAATTTGGTGGACTGGTGGAATAGTGACTGTTATTGGTCTGGACATATAACACAATTATTAGGTGATGACAAGGCCCAG ATCGAACTGACACCCCCACCTTATGGCGAAGGTTCAACATATGAAGTGCTTTTCAAGGATTTACGTCCATCACTAGACTGGTCTCCTGAACTTGGTTGGACCCTACCTACTCAG GAAGGTGACATTTGTTGTCGTGTTGTGAAACCTGTAAACCAAG TAATTGACGAGGGAATTCGAGTTGAGGATTTGCACAATACCGGTCAAGAAACTGAGGCCAGTCGTAGGTCAGCTGGTTCGTTGTTCTCTTCTCCAGCTTCCTCCAACTCAGCCGTTTCCAATATAGCAAAAGGCAGAACAACTACAGAGAAAAGGACATGTTTGCCGAGGAAGACAATCTCTAAGAAACAGATGCAGAAAACAGAAAGCGCTAGACAGGGAGCTGGTGATAGCCGCACAAGAAAAACAGGACAGGTGGCGGCTGATTCTAGGCAGAAAAGGACGTGTTCGCCAGGGAAGATAATTTGTAAGAAACAGAAGAACAAAAACGAAAGCCCTAGACAGGGAGCTGGTGATTGCAGCACAAGTAAAACAGGACAAGTACTGGCTGATTCTGGGAAGCAAAGGGCTGAACTTGCAGCTGAAAGCACTCTAGAGGAACAAAATCTCGATTATTGCCGGGGAATGAGTGGTCGCCACGTTCTACACTCAAAATGCTCCGACCATGCTGGTATGGAAGCAGCAATCTTTGACTTGGAGCAATATTTGAACAAGATTAAGTGGTTGAGGAAGCTTATGCAATACGGAACTTCATCGGCTGGTGCTCAGATGCCTCATTGGGAATTTGTGGAGCAAGTCAATGCCATTGAAACCcaaaa GCTATTGGAGTGA
- the LOC125186816 gene encoding uncharacterized protein LOC125186816 isoform X2, with product MMEKENKVNLPFKVGQLAEVRTFEEGFRGAWFRCKIQKICKKKGILIHAIEYIDFSEEKVDWTKLYQVPPYYSGIRKGYYGELMVRPPYPPLYNEKEMLHVAEISEVTVIAGDSWRIELTPPPYGEGSTYEVLFKDLRPSLDWSPELGWTLPTQEGDICCRVVKPVNQVIDEGIRVEDLHNTGQETEASRRSAGSLFSSPASSNSAVSNIAKGRTTTEKRTCLPRKTISKKQMQKTESARQGAGDSRTRKTGQVAADSRQKRTCSPGKIICKKQKNKNESPRQGAGDCSTSKTGQVLADSGKQRAELAAESTLEEQNLDYCRGMSGRHVLHSKCSDHAGMEAAIFDLEQYLNKIKWLRKLMQYGTSSAGAQMPHWEFVEQVNAIETQKLLE from the exons ATGatggaaaaggaaaacaagGTCAATCTACCGTTCAAGGTTGGTCAATTGGCGGAAGTTAGGACCTTCGAGGAGGGGTTTCGCGGTGCGTGGTTCCGATGCAAG ATTCAGAAGATTTGCAAGAAAAAGGGAATACTTATACATGCCATAGAATATATTGACTTCAGCGAGGAGA AAGTAGACTGGACAAAGCTATATCAGGTGCCTCCTTATTATTCGGGGATCAGAAAAGGGTATTATGGAGAATTGATGGTGAGGCCACCTTACCCACCTCTATATAATGAGAAGGAAATGCTTCATGTCGCTGAGATCTCAGAAGTCACAGTAATTGCCGGTGATTCTTGGAGG ATCGAACTGACACCCCCACCTTATGGCGAAGGTTCAACATATGAAGTGCTTTTCAAGGATTTACGTCCATCACTAGACTGGTCTCCTGAACTTGGTTGGACCCTACCTACTCAG GAAGGTGACATTTGTTGTCGTGTTGTGAAACCTGTAAACCAAG TAATTGACGAGGGAATTCGAGTTGAGGATTTGCACAATACCGGTCAAGAAACTGAGGCCAGTCGTAGGTCAGCTGGTTCGTTGTTCTCTTCTCCAGCTTCCTCCAACTCAGCCGTTTCCAATATAGCAAAAGGCAGAACAACTACAGAGAAAAGGACATGTTTGCCGAGGAAGACAATCTCTAAGAAACAGATGCAGAAAACAGAAAGCGCTAGACAGGGAGCTGGTGATAGCCGCACAAGAAAAACAGGACAGGTGGCGGCTGATTCTAGGCAGAAAAGGACGTGTTCGCCAGGGAAGATAATTTGTAAGAAACAGAAGAACAAAAACGAAAGCCCTAGACAGGGAGCTGGTGATTGCAGCACAAGTAAAACAGGACAAGTACTGGCTGATTCTGGGAAGCAAAGGGCTGAACTTGCAGCTGAAAGCACTCTAGAGGAACAAAATCTCGATTATTGCCGGGGAATGAGTGGTCGCCACGTTCTACACTCAAAATGCTCCGACCATGCTGGTATGGAAGCAGCAATCTTTGACTTGGAGCAATATTTGAACAAGATTAAGTGGTTGAGGAAGCTTATGCAATACGGAACTTCATCGGCTGGTGCTCAGATGCCTCATTGGGAATTTGTGGAGCAAGTCAATGCCATTGAAACCcaaaa GCTATTGGAGTGA